Proteins from a single region of Palaemon carinicauda isolate YSFRI2023 chromosome 1, ASM3689809v2, whole genome shotgun sequence:
- the LOC137635019 gene encoding protein FAM200A-like, giving the protein MIGEEAVSEMNKDPVSDNAFSKRVNGMSRNISDILSEILKHAKFALQVDESTDITENLLNLQEEEEITELKCDRTLRIKFNEVLLDVFWISIREEYPVVSAKALDILLQSSTSYLCEQGFSCLTTVKSISRNQLLSVEEELRVCLSEVRPNIEKLGKEKQAQVSH; this is encoded by the exons ATGATTGGCGAGGAAGCCGTGAGTGAAATGAACAAAGATCCTGTTTCTGATAATGCATTTAGTAAGCGTGTGAATGGCATGTCCCGAAATATTTCAGACATATTGTCTGAAATACTGAAACATGCAAAGTTTGCCCTTCAAGTTGATGAGTCGACTGATATAACGG AAAACCTGCTCAATCtacaagaagaggaagaaataaCTGAACTAAAGTGTGATAGAACCTTGAGGATAAAGTTTAATGAAGTACTACTTGATGTGTTTTGGATTTCTATAAGAGAAGAGTACCCAGTTGTTTCAGCAAAAGCATTGGATATTTTACTCCAATCTTCAACGTCTTACCTTTGTGAGCAAGGTTTTTCATGTCTTACTACTGTAAAAAGCATTTCTAGAAATCAGCTTCTGTCGGTTGAGGAAGAACTGAGGGTGTGTTTGTCAGAAGTTCGGCCAAATATTGAGAAATTGGGCAAAGAAAAGCAAGCTCAGGTATCACATTAA